From Apium graveolens cultivar Ventura chromosome 9, ASM990537v1, whole genome shotgun sequence, the proteins below share one genomic window:
- the LOC141685448 gene encoding uncharacterized protein LOC141685448, with protein MVPVEVGSGSLRRDRYTEEDSQVNQRLHLDLLEETRENSQLRLAAYQQRATRYYNKKVKGQLLKVGDLVLRKVMPNTKNPQYGVFGANWEGPYKIKAILWKGTYHLEDMEGKLVSRAWNAEHLRKYYQ; from the coding sequence atggtccccgtggaaGTTGGTTCGGGATCGCTTCGCAGAGATCGTTACACGGAGGAGGATTCACaggttaatcaaaggcttcatttgGATCTCTTGGAAGAAACAAGGGAAAATTCCCAGCTAAGGCTTGCGGCGTATCAGCAACGTGCCacaaggtattataacaagaaggtaaagggacaACTGCTGAAGGTGGGGGATTTGGTGCTTAGGAAGGTGATGCCCAACACGAAGAACCCCCAAtatggagtgtttggagctaattgggaaggaccatacaagataaAAGCCATCTTGTGGAAAGGGACTTATCACCTTGAGGATATGGAAGGGAAACTAGTTTCGCGAGCTTGGAACGCGGAACATCTCCggaagtattatcagtaa
- the LOC141685449 gene encoding uncharacterized protein LOC141685449 — MIVIHFKFYATNNDAEYEALINGLKIALEMGVQNLITRSDSELVVNQVNGGFQTRGPRTELYLRCTLRLIGKFKEVRLECVPRKKNSNADALAKMGSQQEAVLLGSIPLEIQEIPSIPEIEAMQVDEAPKETWMMPLFAYIHKGTLTEDKFKARRLRYQAARYVVYDEVLYKRGFNQPLLRCVDEEEGN; from the coding sequence ATGATTGTAATTCACTTCAAATTTTATGCAACAAATAATGACGCGGAGTATGAAGCATTGATTAATGGCTTAAAGATCGCTTTGGAAATGGGGGTGCAAAACCTAATTACGAGAAGTGACTCGGAGCTGGTGGTGAATCAGGTCAATGGGGGGTTTCAAACGCGAGGCCCGCGAACGGAATTGTACTTGAGATGCACGCTGCGCCTAATCGGAAAGTTCAAAGAGGTTAGGTTGGAATGTGTACCGCGGAAAAAGAACAGCAATGCGGATGCTTTAGCGAAAATGGGGTCACAGCAAGAGGCCGTGTTATTGGGATCCATACCTTTAGAGATTCAGGAAATTCCTAGCATCCCAGAGATAGAGGCGATGCAAGTAgatgaggctcccaaggaaacatggatgatGCCCCTTTTTGCCTACATTCACAAGGGAACACTCACCGAGGATAAGTTCAAAGCTCGTCGACTCCGCTATCAGGCTGCGAGGTATGTGGTGTACGATGAAGTTTTGTATAAGAGAGGCTTTAATCAACCACTGCTCAGAtgtgttgatgaagaagaaggaaattaa